The following coding sequences lie in one Streptomyces sp. NBC_00510 genomic window:
- a CDS encoding DUF5685 family protein, translating to MFGIVRPCRHRLPEKLAIAWTAHLCGLCLALRDGHGQLARVATNYDGLIVSVLVEAQAGRTEDGRRTAGPCPLRAMRTAPVAKGEGARLAAAVSLVLASAKMRDHMADGDGLLARRPVAAAARTVARRWDRAGAVTGSGLGFDTAVLVDAVGRQTAVEAAAGPGTSLLTVTEPTETATAAAFGHTAVLAGRPGNRAPLEEAGRLFGRLAHLLDAVEDLDADAAAGAWNPLTATGTSADEARRLCDDAVQGVRLALRDVEFTDGALAHVLLAHELRRSVDRAFGASCAHHPGPVGPGGPVRSPWLTPGPPHQPGPRRGPLTGCAVFTGLCCTCQICCRDHYDDPWSGKRREGWCSNCDCSGCDCGCGDGCCCDCDCCGCDC from the coding sequence ATGTTCGGAATCGTCAGACCATGCCGGCACCGTCTGCCGGAGAAGCTGGCCATAGCGTGGACGGCCCATCTGTGCGGCCTCTGCCTCGCCCTGAGGGACGGCCACGGGCAACTGGCCAGGGTCGCCACGAATTACGACGGGCTCATCGTCTCGGTGCTCGTCGAGGCCCAGGCCGGGCGGACGGAGGACGGACGCCGTACCGCCGGGCCGTGCCCGCTGCGCGCGATGCGGACCGCGCCGGTCGCCAAGGGGGAGGGCGCGCGGCTGGCAGCGGCGGTCTCGCTGGTGCTGGCCTCGGCGAAGATGCGCGACCACATGGCGGACGGCGACGGTCTGCTGGCGCGCCGTCCGGTCGCCGCGGCGGCGCGCACGGTCGCCCGGCGCTGGGACCGGGCGGGGGCCGTGACCGGTTCGGGGCTCGGCTTCGACACCGCGGTGCTGGTGGACGCCGTGGGCCGGCAGACAGCCGTCGAGGCGGCCGCCGGGCCCGGCACCTCCCTGCTGACCGTCACCGAGCCCACCGAGACCGCCACCGCCGCCGCGTTCGGGCACACGGCGGTGCTGGCCGGACGCCCCGGCAACCGCGCCCCGCTGGAGGAGGCGGGCCGGCTCTTCGGCCGCCTCGCCCACCTGCTGGACGCGGTGGAGGACCTGGACGCCGACGCGGCGGCGGGCGCGTGGAACCCGCTGACCGCCACCGGGACGAGCGCGGACGAGGCGCGACGGCTGTGCGACGACGCCGTTCAGGGGGTCCGGCTGGCGCTGCGTGACGTGGAGTTCACCGACGGCGCGCTCGCCCACGTCCTGCTCGCCCACGAACTGCGCCGTTCCGTGGACCGCGCGTTCGGTGCCTCATGCGCCCACCACCCGGGCCCGGTCGGGCCCGGCGGGCCGGTGCGGTCGCCCTGGCTGACGCCTGGCCCCCCGCACCAGCCGGGCCCCCGCCGCGGGCCGCTCACGGGCTGCGCGGTGTTCACGGGGCTCTGCTGCACCTGCCAGATCTGCTGCCGGGACCACTACGACGACCCCTGGAGCGGCAAGCGGCGCGAAGGCTGGTGCTCCAACTGCGACTGCTCCGGCTGCGACTGCGGCTGCGGGGACGGCTGCTGCTGCGACTGCGACTGCTGCGGCTGCGACTGCTGA
- a CDS encoding acyl-CoA dehydrogenase family protein yields the protein MSAGKPQFDPYDPLGIDDLLDDEDRAVRDTVRGWAADRVLPYVADWYERGELPGIRELARELGSIGALGMSLTGYGCAGATAVQYGLACLELEAADSGIRSLVSVQGSLAMYAVHRYGSEEQKQRWLPPMAAGEVIGCFGLTEPDHGSDPAGMRTHAKRDGSDWVLNGRKMWITNGSVAGVAVVWARTDEGIRGFVVPTDSPGFSAPEIKHKWSLRASVTSELVMDDVRLPADAVLPEVTGLRGPLGCLNHARYGIVWGAMGAARSSFEAALEYSRTREQFGRPIGGFQLTQAKLADMALELHKGILLAHHLGRRMDAGTLRPEQVSFGKLNNVREAIEICRTARTVLGANGISLEYPVMRHATNLESVLTYEGTVEMHQLVLGKALTGLDAFR from the coding sequence ATGTCCGCTGGAAAGCCGCAGTTCGACCCGTACGACCCGCTCGGCATCGACGACCTGCTCGACGACGAGGACCGTGCCGTGCGGGACACCGTGCGCGGCTGGGCCGCCGACCGCGTGCTGCCGTACGTGGCGGACTGGTACGAGCGCGGCGAGCTGCCCGGGATCCGCGAGCTGGCCCGCGAGCTCGGCTCGATCGGCGCGCTGGGCATGTCGCTGACCGGCTACGGCTGCGCGGGCGCCACCGCCGTCCAGTACGGCCTCGCCTGCCTGGAGCTGGAGGCCGCCGACTCCGGCATCCGCTCGCTCGTCTCCGTGCAGGGCTCGCTGGCGATGTACGCCGTCCACCGGTACGGCTCCGAGGAGCAGAAGCAGCGGTGGCTGCCCCCGATGGCCGCCGGCGAGGTCATCGGCTGCTTCGGGCTCACCGAGCCCGACCACGGCTCCGACCCGGCGGGCATGCGCACCCATGCCAAGCGGGACGGTTCCGACTGGGTCCTGAACGGCCGCAAGATGTGGATCACCAACGGCTCGGTCGCCGGCGTCGCCGTGGTGTGGGCCCGCACCGACGAGGGCATCCGCGGATTCGTCGTGCCCACCGACAGCCCAGGGTTCTCCGCCCCCGAGATCAAGCACAAGTGGTCGCTGCGCGCCTCCGTCACCAGCGAGCTGGTCATGGACGACGTGCGCCTGCCCGCCGACGCCGTGCTCCCCGAGGTCACCGGCCTGCGCGGCCCGCTCGGCTGCCTGAACCACGCGCGCTACGGCATCGTCTGGGGTGCCATGGGCGCCGCGCGCAGCAGCTTCGAGGCCGCCCTGGAGTACTCCCGCACCCGGGAGCAGTTCGGCCGGCCCATCGGCGGCTTCCAGCTGACCCAGGCCAAGCTCGCCGACATGGCGCTCGAACTGCACAAGGGCATCCTCCTCGCCCACCACCTCGGGCGGCGCATGGACGCGGGCACGCTCCGTCCCGAGCAGGTCAGCTTCGGCAAGCTCAACAACGTGCGCGAGGCGATCGAGATCTGCCGCACGGCCCGGACCGTGCTGGGCGCGAACGGCATCTCCCTGGAGTACCCCGTCATGCGGCACGCGACCAACCTGGAGTCCGTGCTCACCTACGAGGGCACCGTCGAGATGCACCAGCTCGTGCTCGGCAAGGCGCTCACCGGCCTCGACGCCTTCCGGTAG
- a CDS encoding MFS transporter, with translation MTGTSSAGIPGPAAVPRHTRPVNRWTVLIVLCVSLLLVALDATVLHVAVPAVSEDLRPGAIELLWIVDAYPLVAASLLILFGTLGDRVGRRRILLLGCTIFAAASAAAAFAPDPRVLIAARALLGVGGAMIMPATLSILRQVFPDRRERAVAIGVWSAVAAVGAAVGPVLGGFLVENFWWGSVFLVNIPLMAVILPVARWLLPESRGELDGPWDVLGAVMAALGILGAILGVKRVGGGAAPYEPSALVPLLVGLTLLALFVRRQRGREHPLIDIRMFVRPAFGTSVGCIVLALLALVGLELIAVQYLQLVLGLSPLQTGLRLLPLTLAAMGAGLLGSRMLGRFGPRVMVSSGFVLTACAVLVLTLMGQHDRPGVLTTGFVLLGFGLETTLFGAYESMLSDAPAEQAGGAAAIGETSYQLGAGLGIALLGSVMNAAYAPGVARVPGVPADARVSAGKSLGEAYEVSDHLGGTAGASLRHAARHAFVHGMHITLVVSAGLLLLGAVAALRLPRRMECGTEAPQRSAAPGIPAPREHALAGADVSR, from the coding sequence ATGACAGGGACGTCCTCGGCCGGCATTCCCGGGCCGGCCGCCGTCCCACGGCACACTCGGCCGGTCAACCGCTGGACCGTGCTGATCGTCCTCTGCGTCAGCCTGCTGCTCGTCGCCCTCGACGCGACCGTGCTGCACGTCGCCGTTCCGGCGGTGAGCGAGGACCTGCGCCCCGGCGCGATAGAGCTGCTGTGGATCGTCGACGCCTATCCGCTCGTCGCCGCGTCCCTGCTCATCCTCTTCGGCACCCTCGGCGACCGCGTCGGAAGACGCCGGATCCTGCTGCTCGGCTGCACGATCTTCGCGGCCGCCTCGGCGGCGGCCGCCTTCGCACCCGACCCGCGCGTCCTCATCGCGGCCCGCGCCCTGCTCGGCGTCGGCGGCGCGATGATCATGCCGGCCACGCTGTCGATCCTCCGGCAGGTCTTCCCCGACCGCCGTGAGCGGGCCGTCGCCATCGGCGTGTGGAGCGCCGTCGCGGCCGTCGGCGCCGCCGTCGGGCCGGTCCTCGGCGGCTTCCTCGTCGAGAACTTCTGGTGGGGCTCGGTCTTCCTGGTCAACATCCCCCTGATGGCCGTCATCCTTCCGGTGGCCCGCTGGCTGCTGCCGGAGTCCCGCGGCGAGCTGGACGGCCCCTGGGACGTCCTGGGCGCGGTCATGGCCGCGCTGGGCATCCTCGGCGCCATCCTCGGCGTCAAGAGGGTCGGCGGCGGCGCGGCCCCGTACGAGCCCTCCGCGCTCGTCCCGCTGCTCGTGGGCCTGACCCTGCTGGCGCTGTTCGTGCGCCGGCAGCGCGGGCGCGAACACCCGCTCATCGACATACGCATGTTCGTCAGGCCCGCCTTCGGCACCTCCGTCGGCTGCATCGTGCTGGCGCTGCTCGCCCTCGTCGGCCTGGAACTGATCGCCGTCCAGTACCTGCAGCTGGTCCTCGGCCTGAGCCCCCTGCAGACGGGGCTGCGGCTGCTGCCGCTCACCCTCGCGGCCATGGGCGCCGGCCTCCTGGGCTCCCGGATGCTCGGCCGCTTCGGGCCGCGCGTCATGGTGAGCTCCGGTTTCGTCCTCACCGCCTGCGCGGTGCTCGTGCTGACCCTCATGGGCCAGCACGACCGGCCGGGCGTGCTGACCACGGGCTTCGTCCTGCTCGGCTTCGGGCTGGAGACCACGCTCTTCGGCGCGTACGAGTCCATGCTCAGCGACGCCCCCGCCGAGCAGGCGGGCGGCGCCGCCGCGATCGGCGAGACCTCCTACCAACTGGGTGCCGGCCTCGGCATCGCGCTGCTGGGCAGCGTCATGAACGCCGCCTACGCCCCCGGCGTCGCCCGGGTCCCCGGGGTGCCGGCGGACGCCCGCGTCTCGGCCGGGAAGTCGCTCGGCGAGGCCTACGAGGTCTCCGACCACCTCGGCGGTACCGCCGGGGCCTCCCTGCGGCACGCCGCACGGCACGCCTTCGTCCACGGCATGCACATCACCTTGGTGGTCAGCGCCGGTCTGCTGCTGCTCGGCGCGGTCGCCGCGCTGCGGCTGCCCCGCCGCATGGAGTGCGGCACGGAGGCACCCCAGCGGTCCGCCGCCCCCGGTATCCCGGCACCGCGCGAGCACGCCCTCGCCGGGGCCGACGTGTCGCGCTGA
- a CDS encoding YafY family transcriptional regulator, whose translation MLETSARLLRLLSLLQSRRDWTGPELAERLQVTARTVRRDVERLRALGYPVHATPGTAGGYRLGAGAALPPLLLDDEEAIAVALCLRTGAGGSVEGIEETSLRALAKLEQVLPSRLRRRAQAMEAVAVARPATVPGAVAQDVLTAIGAACRDHERLRFDYRAHGGTVSRRTVEPHGLVHHGRRWYLLAWDTDRQDWRTFRVDRMDPKSPTGPRFTPRRPPADAASYVARGVTSRAYRHQAVVVVHAPAETVVEYAGWYATVESTGPDSCVLRTGSESLDALAVYIGMLGVDFEVREPPELAERLRVVADRLARAAGAPR comes from the coding sequence GTGCTGGAAACCTCCGCCCGACTGCTGCGCCTGCTGTCCCTGCTCCAGTCCCGGCGCGACTGGACCGGGCCCGAACTCGCCGAACGCCTCCAGGTCACCGCCCGGACGGTGCGCCGCGACGTGGAGCGCCTGCGCGCCCTCGGCTACCCCGTGCACGCCACCCCCGGCACCGCCGGGGGCTACCGGCTGGGCGCGGGTGCCGCGCTGCCCCCGCTGCTGCTCGACGACGAGGAGGCGATCGCGGTCGCGCTCTGCCTGCGCACCGGCGCCGGAGGCAGCGTCGAGGGCATCGAGGAGACCTCGCTGCGCGCCCTGGCCAAACTGGAACAGGTGCTGCCCTCCCGGCTGCGCCGCCGGGCGCAGGCCATGGAGGCCGTCGCGGTCGCCCGGCCCGCGACCGTGCCGGGCGCCGTCGCCCAGGACGTGCTGACCGCGATCGGCGCCGCGTGCCGCGACCACGAACGGCTGCGCTTCGACTACCGGGCGCACGGCGGCACCGTCAGCCGCCGCACGGTGGAGCCGCACGGCCTGGTCCACCACGGCCGCCGCTGGTACCTGCTCGCCTGGGACACCGACCGGCAGGACTGGCGTACCTTCCGCGTGGACCGGATGGACCCCAAGTCCCCGACCGGCCCCCGCTTCACGCCCCGGCGGCCTCCGGCGGACGCCGCGTCGTACGTCGCCCGCGGCGTCACCTCGCGGGCCTACCGCCACCAGGCCGTCGTGGTCGTGCACGCCCCCGCCGAGACCGTGGTCGAGTATGCCGGCTGGTACGCGACCGTGGAGTCCACCGGGCCGGACAGCTGCGTGCTGCGCACCGGTTCCGAGTCCCTCGACGCGCTCGCCGTCTACATCGGCATGCTCGGCGTCGACTTCGAGGTGCGGGAGCCCCCTGAGCTGGCCGAACGGCTGCGGGTCGTCGCGGACCGCCTCGCCCGGGCGGCGGGTGCGCCGCGGTAG
- a CDS encoding S1 family peptidase — protein sequence MRNKRTTPRGGLARGAALRGAALLGLVAATAVAVPDARAASGSGTAAAHLAAAGLAAASADVEGSAWAVDPKSGALVIATDDTVPRSGLTALKRAAGRYGGTVRFERVGGSFARMAAGGDAVHGGGFRCSVGFNVRAAGTYYFLTAGHCGRAATTWYSDPARTRTLGTTTGFSFPYNDYALVRYTGSVARPGKVGRQDIKKAARARVGETVKRDGSTTGVRSGTVTGLGYTVNYGDGDIVRGLIRTDLCAEPGDSGGPLYDGTKALGLLSGGSGDCTEGGTTFFQPLPAVLAAYGVGVY from the coding sequence ATGAGGAACAAGCGCACCACTCCGCGCGGCGGCCTCGCCCGAGGCGCAGCGCTGCGCGGAGCGGCGCTCCTCGGTCTGGTGGCCGCGACCGCGGTCGCCGTACCGGACGCACGGGCCGCCAGCGGCAGCGGGACCGCGGCCGCGCACCTGGCGGCGGCGGGTCTGGCGGCCGCGTCGGCGGACGTCGAGGGCAGTGCCTGGGCGGTCGACCCGAAGAGCGGCGCGCTGGTCATCGCCACCGACGACACCGTCCCGCGCAGCGGGCTCACCGCGTTGAAACGGGCCGCCGGACGGTACGGCGGCACGGTCCGCTTCGAGCGCGTCGGCGGCTCCTTCGCACGGATGGCCGCCGGTGGCGACGCCGTCCACGGCGGCGGCTTCCGCTGCTCGGTCGGCTTCAACGTCCGCGCCGCCGGCACCTACTACTTCCTGACCGCCGGTCACTGCGGCCGCGCCGCCACGACCTGGTACAGCGATCCCGCCCGGACCAGGACGCTGGGCACCACCACCGGCTTCAGCTTCCCGTACAACGACTACGCACTGGTCCGCTACACCGGCTCCGTCGCGCGGCCCGGCAAGGTCGGACGGCAGGACATCAAGAAGGCCGCGCGGGCCCGCGTCGGGGAGACGGTGAAGCGGGACGGCTCCACCACGGGCGTCCGCAGCGGCACGGTCACCGGGCTCGGCTACACCGTCAACTACGGCGACGGCGACATCGTCCGCGGCCTGATCCGCACCGACCTCTGCGCCGAACCCGGCGACTCCGGCGGCCCGTTGTACGACGGGACCAAGGCCCTCGGGCTGCTGTCCGGGGGAAGCGGCGACTGCACCGAGGGGGGCACCACCTTCTTCCAGCCGCTGCCCGCGGTCCTCGCGGCGTACGGGGTCGGCGTGTACTGA
- a CDS encoding S1 family peptidase, with product MRIKRTTHTPVPRRARLIAVASGLLAATALTLPAAQAAPAPKASPEAAAALTTSLGTASTAGSYYDAKAKTMVVNVTNDKAAQAVSAAGAVPKFVAHSSAQLEKAGKATLAADIAGTSWVVDPKSNRLEVTADSTVTGAELATLQKATASYGDAVTFRRTAGTFKRLIAGGDAIYGGGYRCSLGFNVRSGSTNYFLTAGHCGEVASTWYSNSSQSTVLGSNVSYSFPTNDYALVRYSNTSVTKSGTAGNTDITSAGNAFVGQAVLRDGSTTGIHSGSVTGLNATVNYGGGDVVYQMIRTNVCAEGGDSGGALYTSGGIALGLTSGGSGNCSVGGTTFFQPVTEALSVYGVSVF from the coding sequence GTGAGGATCAAGCGCACCACCCACACCCCCGTCCCGAGACGCGCACGGCTGATCGCCGTGGCGTCCGGTCTGCTGGCGGCCACCGCGCTCACCCTGCCCGCCGCCCAGGCCGCTCCCGCGCCCAAGGCCTCCCCCGAGGCCGCGGCCGCGCTCACCACGTCCCTCGGCACCGCCTCCACCGCCGGTTCGTACTACGACGCCAAGGCCAAGACCATGGTCGTCAACGTCACGAACGACAAGGCGGCCCAGGCCGTCAGCGCGGCCGGCGCGGTCCCGAAGTTCGTGGCGCACAGCAGCGCCCAGCTGGAGAAGGCCGGGAAGGCCACCCTCGCCGCGGACATCGCGGGCACCTCGTGGGTCGTCGACCCGAAGTCCAACCGCCTCGAGGTCACCGCCGACAGCACGGTCACCGGCGCCGAGCTCGCCACGCTGCAGAAGGCCACCGCCTCCTACGGCGACGCGGTCACCTTCCGCCGCACGGCCGGCACCTTCAAGCGGCTGATCGCCGGCGGCGACGCCATCTACGGCGGCGGCTACCGCTGCTCGCTCGGCTTCAACGTGCGCAGCGGCAGCACCAACTACTTCCTGACCGCCGGGCACTGCGGTGAGGTCGCGTCCACCTGGTACTCCAACTCCAGCCAGTCCACCGTGCTGGGCTCGAACGTCAGCTACAGCTTCCCGACCAACGACTACGCGCTGGTCCGGTACAGCAACACCTCCGTGACCAAGAGCGGCACGGCCGGCAACACCGACATCACCAGCGCCGGCAACGCCTTCGTGGGCCAGGCCGTCCTGCGTGACGGCTCCACCACCGGCATCCACAGCGGCTCGGTCACCGGCCTCAACGCCACCGTCAACTACGGCGGCGGCGACGTGGTCTACCAGATGATCCGCACCAACGTGTGCGCCGAGGGCGGCGACTCCGGTGGCGCGCTGTACACCTCCGGCGGCATCGCGCTGGGTCTGACCTCCGGTGGCAGCGGCAACTGCAGCGTCGGCGGGACGACCTTCTTCCAGCCGGTGACGGAGGCGCTCAGCGTCTACGGCGTCAGCGTCTTCTGA
- the sepF gene encoding cell division protein SepF, with product MGSVRRASAWLGLVDDNSAEEYYDEDYADYGDGAETSSPDSWVTDPRVRVASDSAEEQGRRIATVTPDGFRDARGIGELFRDGVPVIVNLTAMDPADAKRVVDFAAGLTFGLRGSIDRVANRVFLLTPPDYLVVNADSKRGGDGFFNQN from the coding sequence ATGGGATCGGTACGACGGGCGAGCGCCTGGCTGGGACTCGTCGACGACAACAGCGCCGAGGAGTACTACGACGAGGACTACGCCGATTACGGCGACGGCGCCGAGACGTCCTCCCCCGACTCCTGGGTCACCGACCCCCGCGTGCGCGTGGCCTCCGATTCGGCGGAGGAACAGGGCCGCCGGATCGCCACGGTCACCCCGGACGGCTTCCGGGACGCCCGCGGCATCGGCGAGCTGTTCCGGGACGGCGTCCCGGTCATCGTCAACCTGACGGCGATGGACCCCGCCGACGCCAAGCGCGTCGTCGACTTCGCGGCCGGCCTCACCTTCGGTCTGCGCGGTTCGATCGACCGCGTGGCCAACCGGGTGTTCCTGCTGACCCCGCCCGACTACCTGGTCGTCAACGCCGACAGCAAGCGCGGCGGCGACGGCTTCTTCAACCAGAACTGA
- a CDS encoding winged helix DNA-binding domain-containing protein, with protein METIPEGTVLDRRTLNRSLLARQSLLGRVRAGAQEMVEALVGLQAQEPQDPYVALWSRIEDFAPEELSGMLADRRAVRMSLMRWTVHLVTARDCMALRPVVQDVLERRLLGQFRRQLAGLDLAEVAGAGRALLEDGPLSPSRLGDALRGRWPDRERLPLSLAVTARVPTVQPPPRGLWRTSGAALQTPADRWLGRDFDFAAGSVPDAAVLRYLAAFGPASAGDVAVWSGLTGLRAVLDRLRPGLRVYRDEKGTALYDVPDAPFPDPGTKAPPRFLPQYDNIALSHADRTRIMLRNPYAELPLPGSGSNRGFFLHDGFVHGLWRIQATRGTAVLHVQPYAPLDAGAREAVAAEGARLLAFAVPEAAAREVRFAG; from the coding sequence ATGGAGACGATCCCCGAAGGCACCGTCCTGGATCGCCGGACGCTCAACCGCTCCCTCCTGGCCCGGCAGTCGCTGCTGGGCCGGGTGCGCGCCGGCGCGCAGGAGATGGTCGAGGCTCTGGTGGGACTGCAGGCGCAGGAGCCGCAGGACCCGTACGTCGCCCTGTGGTCCCGGATCGAGGACTTCGCGCCGGAGGAGCTGTCCGGGATGCTGGCGGACCGGCGGGCGGTGCGGATGTCACTGATGCGGTGGACGGTGCACCTGGTGACGGCACGGGACTGCATGGCACTGCGGCCGGTGGTGCAGGACGTGCTCGAGCGCCGCCTGCTCGGGCAGTTCCGGCGGCAGCTGGCGGGGCTGGACCTGGCGGAGGTGGCAGGGGCCGGCCGGGCGCTCCTCGAGGACGGCCCGCTGTCCCCGAGCCGGCTCGGGGACGCCCTGCGGGGACGCTGGCCGGACCGCGAGCGGCTGCCGCTCAGCCTGGCCGTCACGGCCCGGGTGCCGACCGTGCAGCCGCCGCCGCGCGGCCTGTGGCGCACCTCGGGCGCGGCCCTGCAGACCCCGGCCGACCGGTGGCTCGGCCGGGACTTCGACTTCGCGGCCGGCTCCGTGCCGGACGCGGCCGTCCTGCGCTACCTCGCCGCCTTCGGCCCCGCGTCGGCCGGGGACGTCGCCGTCTGGTCGGGGCTGACCGGGCTCCGCGCGGTCCTGGACCGGCTCCGCCCGGGGCTGCGGGTCTACCGCGACGAGAAGGGCACCGCGTTGTACGACGTGCCGGACGCGCCCTTCCCCGACCCCGGGACGAAGGCGCCGCCCCGGTTCCTGCCGCAGTACGACAACATTGCCCTGTCGCACGCCGACCGGACACGGATCATGCTGCGCAACCCCTACGCCGAGCTGCCGCTGCCCGGCAGCGGCAGCAACCGCGGCTTCTTCCTCCACGACGGCTTCGTCCACGGGCTGTGGCGGATCCAGGCCACCCGCGGCACGGCCGTGCTCCACGTCCAGCCCTACGCGCCGCTGGACGCCGGGGCGCGGGAGGCCGTCGCGGCCGAGGGCGCGCGGCTGCTGGCGTTCGCGGTGCCGGAGGCCGCCGCCCGGGAGGTGCGCTTCGCGGGGTGA